From one Thunnus maccoyii chromosome 6, fThuMac1.1, whole genome shotgun sequence genomic stretch:
- the LOC121899552 gene encoding phosphatidylinositol transfer protein alpha isoform-like, giving the protein MLIKEFRIVLPVSVEEYQVGQLYAVAEASKSETGGGEGVEVLVNEPYEKDTEKGQYTHKIYHLQSKVPRVISVLAPKGSLEVHEKAWNAYPYCRTILTNEYMKDDFMIKIETWHKPDMGDQDNVHGLDKSTWDKTEIVDIDIADRSCISAKDYKPEQDPAIFKSEKTGRGPLGPDWKKELANNPNCPHMCAYKLVTVKFKWRGLQNKTEGLIQKVEKRLFTHFHRQLFCWIDKWIDLSMDDIRRMEEETKKELDEMRKNEEVKGMGVEDN; this is encoded by the exons ATGCTGATTAAAGAATT CCGAATCGTCCTGCCCGTTTCAGTGGAGGAG TACCAAGTGGGTCAGCTGTACGCAGTAGCAGAGGCCAGTAAGAGCGAGACGGGTGGAGGAGAAGGTGTGGAGGTGTTGGTCAATGAGCCCTATGAGAAGGATACAGAGAAGGGACAGTACACCCACAAGATCTACCACCTGCAGAG taaAGTGCCACGTGTTATCAGTGTATTGGCTCCAAAAGGTTCTCTCGAGGTTCACGAGAAGGCCTGGAATGCATATCCTTACTGTCGAACCA TTCTTACA AATGAATACATGAAAGACGACTTCATGATTAAGATCGAGACGTGGCACAAGCCCGATATGGGGGATCAGGACAAT GTACATGGACTAGACAAAAGCACATGGGACAAAACTGAGATTGTTGACATTGACATTGCTGACAGAAGTTGCATTAGTGCAAAG GACTACAAGCCAGAACAAGACCCAGCCATCTTTAAGTCAGAGAAGACGGGTAGAGGGCCTCTGGGACCTGACTGGAAG AAAGAACTTGCCAACAACCCCAACTGCCCACACATGTGTGCCTATAAGCTAGTCACAGTCAAATTCAAGTGGAGGGGACTACAGAACAAGACGGAGGGCCTCATTCAAAAG GTGGAGAAGCGTTTGTTCACCCACTTCCACAGACAGCTGTTCTGCTGGATCGATAAGTGGATCGATCTGTCGATGGATGACATACGACGTATGGAGGAAGAGACAAAGAAGGAGCTGGATGAG